Proteins found in one Abyssibius alkaniclasticus genomic segment:
- a CDS encoding DUF2254 domain-containing protein, with translation MKFNLAFYLMQLRKRLWVKPLIYCLLAVLASLLAMAADFAVFGRYLPDISPDTIETLLKIISSSMLAVATFAVGSMIASYASASDAATPRAFALVLADDVSQTALSSFIGAFIFSIVSIVTLKTGLYERGGLFVLFVLTLAIFGWVVLTFVRWVDNIARLGRLGTAIDKAEAAARNSMEQRRKNPWLGGVAKTGANALEGAAVYSPNIGYVQHIDMQGLQSLADEHDLHMMVETLPGTFVAPGRAVVLLGEGQKVDEELAARIARKFVIGDDRTFEEDPRFGLIVLSEIAARALSPAVNDAGTAIVIIGRFVRLFAGWAKALDDALPEARHDRIIVPALDLGEMFDDAFTVLARDGAGNVEAGIRLQKAFVSLSALGQADYIEQARRHARLALGRAETALTLPEDTERLRRIAGLLEP, from the coding sequence ATGAAGTTCAACCTTGCCTTCTACCTGATGCAGTTGCGCAAGCGGCTTTGGGTGAAACCGCTGATCTATTGCCTGCTGGCGGTGCTGGCCTCGCTGCTGGCAATGGCGGCGGATTTCGCGGTGTTTGGCAGGTATCTGCCCGATATCTCGCCCGACACGATTGAAACGCTGCTGAAAATCATCTCATCCTCCATGCTGGCCGTGGCCACTTTCGCGGTCGGCTCGATGATTGCCAGCTATGCCTCGGCCAGCGATGCGGCCACGCCGCGCGCCTTTGCGCTGGTGCTGGCCGATGATGTGTCACAAACCGCGCTGTCCAGCTTTATCGGCGCCTTCATCTTCAGCATCGTATCGATCGTGACGCTGAAAACCGGGCTTTACGAGCGTGGCGGCCTGTTCGTGTTGTTCGTGCTGACATTGGCGATTTTCGGCTGGGTCGTGCTGACCTTCGTGCGTTGGGTCGACAATATCGCGCGGCTCGGGCGGCTGGGCACGGCGATTGACAAGGCCGAGGCGGCGGCGCGCAACAGTATGGAGCAGCGCCGCAAGAACCCCTGGCTTGGCGGCGTGGCGAAAACCGGGGCAAATGCACTGGAGGGCGCGGCGGTATACAGCCCGAATATCGGCTATGTGCAGCATATCGACATGCAGGGGCTGCAAAGCCTTGCCGATGAGCATGACTTACACATGATGGTTGAAACCCTGCCCGGCACCTTTGTGGCACCGGGCCGTGCCGTGGTGCTGCTGGGTGAGGGGCAAAAGGTTGATGAGGAGCTTGCCGCGCGGATTGCCCGCAAATTCGTGATCGGCGATGACCGGACATTCGAGGAAGATCCGCGTTTCGGGCTGATCGTGCTTTCGGAAATTGCGGCGCGCGCGCTGTCGCCTGCTGTAAACGATGCCGGCACGGCGATTGTGATCATCGGGCGTTTCGTGCGGCTGTTCGCCGGCTGGGCCAAGGCTTTGGACGATGCGCTGCCCGAGGCGCGCCATGACCGGATTATCGTGCCGGCGCTGGATTTGGGCGAGATGTTCGACGATGCGTTTACCGTGCTGGCGCGCGACGGGGCGGGCAATGTGGAAGCCGGGATCAGGCTGCAAAAAGCCTTCGTCTCACTGTCTGCCCTTGGTCAGGCCGACTATATAGAACAGGCCCGCCGCCATGCCAGACTGGCGCTGGGGCGGGCCGAGACGGCGCTGACGCTTCCCGAAGACACGGAGCGGCTGCGCCGGATTGCGGGGCTGCTGGAGCCTTAG
- the xylA gene encoding xylose isomerase: MTQFFGDIAPLNYDPQSDGLAFRHYNPDAMVAGKRMEDHLRFAVAYWHSFAWPGGDPFGGQTFARPWMDDTMAGARLKADVAFEMFELLNAPYFCFHDADIRPEGASFAESRRNFEEIIDIFEAKMATSKTRLLWGTANLFSNRRFMSGAATNPDPDIYAWSAATVKLCLDATHRLGGENYVLWGGREGYETLLNTDLSQELDHMGRFLAKVVDYKHKIGFKGAILVEPKPQEPTKHQYDYDVATVYGNLKRFGLEGEVQMNIEQGHAILAGHSFEHEIAMAASLGIFGSIDMNRNDYQSGWDTDQFPNNVPEVALAYYEILKAGGFTTGGTNFDAKLRRQSLDPVDLIAAHAGAMDVCARGLKAAAAMLEDGSLEAARAERYAGWQTPAAKAMLDADLATIAARVEAEGLDPQPVSGRQEILENIVNRFV; encoded by the coding sequence ATGACCCAGTTTTTTGGCGATATTGCGCCGCTGAACTATGACCCGCAAAGCGACGGGTTGGCCTTTCGCCATTACAACCCCGATGCGATGGTGGCCGGCAAGCGGATGGAGGACCATTTGCGCTTTGCCGTGGCCTATTGGCACAGCTTTGCATGGCCCGGCGGCGACCCGTTCGGCGGGCAGACATTCGCGCGGCCCTGGATGGATGACACGATGGCGGGCGCGCGGCTGAAGGCCGATGTGGCCTTTGAAATGTTCGAATTGCTGAACGCGCCCTATTTCTGCTTTCATGATGCCGATATCCGCCCCGAGGGTGCGAGCTTTGCTGAAAGCCGCCGCAATTTCGAAGAGATCATCGACATTTTCGAAGCCAAGATGGCGACCAGCAAGACCAGGCTGCTTTGGGGCACGGCGAACCTGTTTTCCAACCGCCGCTTCATGTCGGGCGCGGCGACGAACCCCGACCCGGATATTTACGCCTGGTCGGCGGCAACGGTGAAGCTGTGCCTGGATGCCACCCATCGTTTGGGCGGCGAGAATTATGTGCTGTGGGGCGGGCGCGAGGGCTATGAAACCCTGCTCAACACCGACCTGAGCCAAGAGTTGGACCATATGGGCCGCTTTCTGGCCAAGGTCGTCGATTACAAGCACAAGATCGGCTTCAAGGGTGCGATTCTGGTCGAGCCGAAGCCGCAGGAACCCACCAAGCACCAGTATGATTACGACGTGGCCACGGTTTACGGGAACCTCAAGCGTTTCGGGCTGGAGGGCGAAGTGCAGATGAATATCGAGCAGGGACATGCGATTCTGGCGGGGCATTCGTTTGAGCATGAGATTGCGATGGCGGCTTCGCTTGGCATTTTCGGCTCGATCGACATGAACCGGAATGATTACCAGTCGGGCTGGGATACCGACCAGTTCCCCAATAATGTGCCGGAAGTGGCGCTGGCCTATTACGAAATTCTGAAAGCCGGGGGCTTTACCACCGGCGGCACGAATTTCGATGCCAAGCTGCGCCGCCAGTCGCTTGACCCGGTGGACCTGATCGCCGCCCATGCGGGGGCTATGGATGTATGCGCGCGCGGGCTGAAGGCCGCCGCCGCCATGCTTGAAGATGGCAGCCTGGAAGCCGCCCGCGCCGAACGCTATGCCGGTTGGCAGACCCCCGCCGCCAAGGCGATGCTCGATGCCGATCTGGCGACGATCGCCGCGCGGGTGGAAGCCGAGGGGCTGGACCCGCAGCCGGTTTCGGGCCGTCAGGAAATACTCGAAAACATCGTGAACCGCTTCGTCTAG
- the phnC gene encoding phosphonate ABC transporter ATP-binding protein → MLTLEGLSKTYKTDDTALSDVSLVVPKGQILGLIGPSGAGKSTLIRCINRLVEPTKGKVVLGDVNLVGLGKRELRRQRRRIGMIFQEYALVERLTVMENVLSGRLGYVPFWRSYLRKFPKSDIQRAYQLLDRVGLLEHASKRADALSGGQRQRVGIARALAQNPELLLVDEPTASLDPKTSRQIMRLLTEICQETNLPAIVNIHDVPLAQQFMQRIVGLRAGRVVFEGTPDELTQNALTTIYGEEDWNAMRQGDQEQAEAEADAKARMAVLSL, encoded by the coding sequence ATGCTCACGCTTGAAGGTCTGTCCAAGACCTATAAGACAGATGACACCGCATTGTCCGATGTGTCGCTTGTGGTTCCCAAAGGCCAGATTCTGGGGCTGATCGGCCCATCAGGCGCAGGCAAATCCACGCTCATCCGCTGCATCAACCGCCTGGTCGAGCCGACCAAGGGCAAGGTCGTGCTGGGCGATGTGAACCTTGTCGGCCTTGGCAAGCGCGAGCTGCGCCGCCAGCGCCGCCGCATCGGCATGATCTTTCAGGAATATGCCCTGGTCGAACGCCTGACCGTTATGGAAAACGTGCTGTCGGGCCGTCTGGGCTATGTGCCCTTCTGGCGCAGCTATCTGCGCAAATTCCCCAAATCCGACATCCAGCGCGCCTATCAACTGCTCGACCGTGTCGGCCTGCTGGAACATGCCAGCAAGCGCGCCGACGCGTTATCCGGCGGCCAGCGCCAGCGTGTTGGCATTGCGCGTGCCTTGGCCCAAAACCCCGAATTGCTGCTGGTGGACGAGCCGACAGCCAGCCTCGATCCGAAAACCAGCCGCCAGATCATGCGCCTGCTCACCGAAATCTGCCAGGAAACCAACCTGCCCGCCATTGTGAACATCCACGATGTGCCGCTGGCCCAGCAGTTCATGCAGCGCATTGTCGGGCTGCGCGCTGGCCGCGTGGTGTTTGAAGGCACCCCCGATGAGCTGACCCAGAACGCGCTGACCACGATCTACGGCGAGGAAGACTGGAATGCCATGCGCCAGGGCGATCAGGAACAGGCCGAGGCCGAAGCCGATGCCAAGGCCCGCATGGCGGTGCTTAGCCTATGA
- the phnE gene encoding phosphonate ABC transporter, permease protein PhnE — protein MSEITSYKQVWTYRTPRGRLLLWGGWLALVALFVWCWQLMTEKTIWFFVLDAPTQAADIGGRMFPPRWAYMPELWMPLWDTINIATLGTIGGVIMAVPVAFMAARNTSPSVRILRPVALFIIVASRSINSLIWALLLVAIIGPGLLAGIVAIALRSIGFVGKLLYEAIEETDAKQIEAITATGASGPQVLTYGIVPQIMPAFWGISVFRWDINIRESTILGLVGAGGIGLKLQASLNTLAWSQVSLILLLILSTVVVSEWVSARMRHAII, from the coding sequence ATGAGTGAGATTACCAGTTACAAACAGGTCTGGACCTATCGCACCCCGCGCGGCCGTCTGCTGCTTTGGGGCGGCTGGCTGGCGCTCGTGGCGCTCTTTGTCTGGTGCTGGCAGTTGATGACCGAAAAGACCATCTGGTTCTTCGTGCTGGACGCCCCCACACAGGCCGCCGATATCGGTGGCCGCATGTTTCCGCCGCGCTGGGCCTATATGCCCGAGCTGTGGATGCCGCTCTGGGATACGATCAACATTGCCACTCTGGGCACGATCGGCGGTGTGATCATGGCCGTGCCGGTGGCCTTCATGGCGGCGCGCAACACTTCGCCCTCGGTGCGCATCTTGCGGCCCGTCGCGCTGTTCATCATCGTCGCCTCGCGCTCGATCAACTCGCTGATCTGGGCGCTGCTCCTGGTGGCGATCATCGGGCCGGGCCTGCTGGCCGGGATCGTGGCCATCGCGCTGCGCTCCATCGGTTTTGTCGGCAAGCTGCTTTACGAGGCGATCGAGGAAACCGACGCCAAGCAGATCGAGGCGATCACCGCCACGGGCGCCAGCGGACCACAGGTGCTGACCTATGGCATCGTGCCGCAGATCATGCCGGCCTTCTGGGGCATTTCGGTGTTCCGCTGGGATATCAATATCCGCGAAAGCACCATTCTGGGGCTGGTTGGCGCGGGCGGCATCGGCCTCAAGCTGCAAGCCTCGCTCAACACGCTGGCCTGGAGCCAGGTCTCGCTCATCCTGCTGCTGATCCTGTCCACCGTCGTGGTCAGCGAATGGGTCTCGGCCCGAATGCGCCACGCAATCATCTAA
- a CDS encoding NAD(P)/FAD-dependent oxidoreductase: protein MPANQPSRQNYDVVIIGGGIMGASTAWFLTDTPDFDGTVLVVERDPSYATASTTHTNSCMRQQFSDPLNVQISQFAAAFIKDLRTNMGGDERVPNLSVQNFGYLYLADNEGFADVLRANQKVQLAAGAQTQLLDASALKAAYPFYQLDDIILGSINRKDEGFFDGSTLFDWWRRQSRERGVEYVRGEVVAVNRDAGGQRVASVTLGDGTVLGCGQVVNAAGPRAALVAKMAGLSVPVEPRKRFTWVFKAENPLDQPLPLTIDPSGVHFRENGGGTYMAGGHGDVDPAVDFDDFAMDFNLWESHVWPVIATRIPQFEAIKVQSEWAGHYAYNTFDQNAIVGPHPELPNFIFLNGFSGHGLQQSAAMGRGTAEWLTYGAFRSLDLSPLRYERILRGQPLWERAVI, encoded by the coding sequence ATGCCAGCCAATCAGCCAAGCCGGCAAAACTATGATGTGGTCATTATCGGTGGCGGCATCATGGGCGCCTCGACCGCGTGGTTTTTGACCGATACCCCCGATTTTGACGGCACGGTGCTGGTGGTGGAGCGCGACCCGAGCTATGCCACCGCCTCGACCACGCACACGAATTCCTGTATGCGCCAGCAGTTTTCCGACCCGCTGAATGTGCAGATCTCGCAATTTGCCGCCGCCTTCATCAAGGATTTGCGCACCAATATGGGGGGCGATGAACGCGTGCCGAACCTGAGCGTGCAGAATTTCGGTTATTTGTATCTGGCGGACAATGAAGGCTTTGCCGACGTGCTGCGCGCCAACCAGAAGGTGCAGCTTGCAGCGGGGGCGCAAACGCAGTTGCTGGATGCAAGCGCGCTGAAGGCGGCCTATCCGTTCTACCAGCTCGATGACATCATCCTTGGCTCTATCAACCGCAAGGATGAGGGGTTTTTTGATGGCAGCACGCTGTTTGACTGGTGGCGGCGGCAATCGCGCGAGCGTGGGGTGGAGTATGTGCGCGGCGAGGTCGTGGCGGTGAACCGTGATGCAGGCGGGCAGCGCGTGGCCTCGGTTACATTGGGTGACGGCACGGTTCTGGGCTGCGGGCAGGTGGTGAATGCCGCCGGGCCACGGGCAGCACTTGTGGCAAAAATGGCGGGGCTAAGCGTGCCGGTCGAGCCGCGCAAACGCTTCACATGGGTGTTCAAGGCCGAAAACCCGCTCGACCAGCCCCTGCCGCTGACGATTGACCCGTCGGGTGTGCATTTTCGTGAAAACGGCGGCGGAACCTATATGGCGGGCGGGCATGGCGATGTGGACCCGGCGGTGGATTTTGACGATTTCGCAATGGATTTCAACCTGTGGGAAAGCCATGTCTGGCCGGTCATCGCCACGCGCATCCCCCAGTTTGAAGCGATCAAGGTGCAAAGCGAATGGGCGGGGCATTATGCCTATAACACCTTCGATCAGAACGCGATTGTCGGCCCACATCCGGAACTGCCGAACTTCATCTTCCTGAACGGGTTTTCCGGCCACGGCTTGCAGCAATCGGCGGCTATGGGGCGCGGCACGGCGGAATGGCTGACCTATGGCGCCTTTCGCAGCCTTGATTTGAGCCCGCTGCGCTATGAGCGGATTCTGCGCGGCCAGCCGCTTTGGGAACGCGCGGTGATCTAG
- the phnE gene encoding phosphonate ABC transporter, permease protein PhnE, giving the protein MSAPGMNLSDYPTTWKRPPQLIKDRRWRIGIQILIVVYLILAIDTVEVNWTRVYEGLERGQRFILGFLQPDFASRWRDISQGLIESLTMSLTSTVIGVAISIPIGIGAARNLAPRWIYYICRSIIAVSRALQEVIIAIFFVAMFGFGPFAGFLTLTFATIGFIAKLLADDIEEIDEGQAEAIRATGASWWQVVTYAVQPQVSPRLIGLSLYRLDINFRESAVIGIVGAGGIGATLNTAIDRYEYDSAGAILLIIIGIVFVAEYSSGYLRKFLQ; this is encoded by the coding sequence ATGAGCGCGCCCGGCATGAACCTGTCGGACTATCCGACCACCTGGAAACGCCCGCCACAGTTAATCAAGGACCGGCGCTGGCGTATCGGCATCCAGATCCTGATCGTCGTCTATCTCATTCTGGCAATTGACACGGTCGAGGTGAACTGGACCCGCGTTTACGAAGGGCTGGAACGCGGCCAGCGCTTCATCCTTGGCTTCTTGCAGCCCGATTTTGCCAGCCGCTGGCGCGATATCAGCCAGGGGCTGATCGAAAGCCTCACCATGTCGCTGACCTCCACCGTCATCGGCGTGGCCATCTCCATCCCCATCGGCATCGGGGCGGCGCGCAACCTTGCCCCGCGCTGGATTTACTATATCTGCCGTTCGATCATCGCCGTCAGCCGCGCGCTGCAAGAGGTGATCATCGCCATCTTCTTCGTGGCGATGTTCGGCTTTGGCCCCTTCGCGGGCTTCCTGACCCTCACCTTCGCCACGATCGGCTTTATCGCCAAACTGCTGGCCGATGATATCGAGGAAATCGACGAGGGGCAGGCCGAAGCCATCCGCGCCACGGGGGCCTCATGGTGGCAGGTCGTCACCTATGCGGTGCAGCCGCAGGTTTCGCCGCGGCTGATCGGCCTGTCGCTTTACCGGCTCGACATCAATTTCCGCGAAAGCGCGGTCATTGGCATTGTCGGGGCTGGCGGCATTGGCGCCACGCTCAACACCGCGATCGACCGGTATGAATATGACAGTGCCGGCGCGATCCTGCTCATCATCATCGGCATTGTTTTCGTTGCCGAATACAGCTCCGGCTATCTGCGAAAGTTCCTGCAATGA
- the hutU gene encoding urocanate hydratase, whose amino-acid sequence MSDPRKNTRDIFPPTGTEISAKSWLTEAPLRMLMNNLHPDVAENPHELVVYGGIGRAARTWKDFDLICDSLRDLEADETLVVQSGKPVAIVRTHPDAPRVLIANSNLVPHWATWDHFNALDKKGLMMYGQMTAGSWIYIGTQGIVQGTYETFAEAGRQHYGGDLSGRWVLTAGLGGMGGAQPLAAVFAGACCLAVECNPDSIDFRLRTKYVDEKTNSLDEALAMIAAWTAAGEAKSVALLGNAADVFPELYKRGVRPDIVTDQTSAHDPVNGYLPQGWSMAEWKDKRESDPKAVERAARASMKTHVAAMVDFHRAGVPTVDYGNNIRQMALEEGLKDAFAFPGFVPAYIRPLFCKGIGPFRWVALSGDPEDIARTDAKMKELFPENTHLHNWLDMAGARIAFQGLPARICWIGLGDRHKAGLAFNEMVASGELKAPIVIGRDHLDSGSVASPNRETEAMRDGSDAVSDWPLLNALVNTASGATWVSLHHGGGVGMGFSQHAGVVIVADGTPEAAKRLERVLWNDPASGVWRHADAGYEVALDCARVNKLRLPGILGG is encoded by the coding sequence ATGAGCGACCCGCGCAAGAACACCCGCGATATTTTTCCGCCGACCGGCACCGAGATTTCGGCCAAAAGCTGGCTGACCGAGGCACCCTTGCGGATGCTGATGAACAACCTGCACCCCGATGTGGCCGAAAACCCGCATGAACTGGTGGTCTATGGCGGCATTGGTCGGGCGGCGCGGACATGGAAGGACTTTGATCTGATCTGCGACAGTCTGCGGGATCTGGAGGCGGATGAAACGCTGGTGGTGCAATCGGGCAAACCCGTGGCGATTGTGCGCACGCATCCCGATGCGCCGCGCGTGCTGATCGCAAACTCGAACCTCGTGCCGCATTGGGCGACCTGGGACCATTTCAACGCGCTCGATAAAAAGGGCCTGATGATGTATGGCCAGATGACGGCGGGAAGCTGGATTTACATCGGCACGCAGGGGATTGTGCAGGGCACCTATGAAACCTTTGCCGAGGCCGGACGGCAGCATTACGGCGGCGATTTGTCGGGCCGCTGGGTGCTGACGGCGGGGCTGGGCGGCATGGGCGGCGCGCAGCCGCTGGCGGCGGTGTTTGCGGGCGCGTGTTGCCTGGCGGTGGAGTGCAACCCCGACAGCATCGACTTTCGGCTGCGCACGAAATATGTCGATGAGAAGACCAACAGCCTGGATGAGGCTTTGGCGATGATCGCGGCCTGGACAGCGGCGGGCGAGGCGAAATCGGTCGCGCTTCTGGGCAATGCGGCGGATGTATTTCCGGAGCTATACAAGCGCGGCGTGCGCCCCGACATCGTGACCGACCAGACCAGCGCGCATGACCCTGTGAACGGCTATCTGCCGCAGGGCTGGAGCATGGCCGAATGGAAGGACAAGCGCGAGAGCGACCCGAAAGCGGTGGAACGCGCGGCGCGGGCCAGCATGAAAACCCATGTCGCGGCGATGGTCGATTTCCACAGAGCAGGCGTGCCGACGGTTGATTATGGCAACAATATCAGGCAGATGGCGCTGGAGGAGGGGCTAAAGGATGCCTTTGCCTTCCCCGGTTTCGTGCCCGCCTATATTCGCCCGCTGTTTTGCAAGGGCATTGGCCCGTTCCGCTGGGTGGCGCTGTCGGGCGACCCGGAAGACATTGCCAGGACCGATGCGAAAATGAAGGAACTGTTCCCCGAGAACACGCATTTGCACAACTGGCTGGACATGGCGGGCGCGCGGATTGCATTCCAAGGCCTGCCCGCGCGGATTTGCTGGATCGGGCTTGGCGACAGGCACAAGGCGGGGCTGGCGTTTAACGAAATGGTGGCCAGCGGGGAGCTTAAAGCGCCGATTGTGATCGGGCGCGACCATCTGGATTCTGGCTCGGTCGCCAGCCCGAACCGTGAAACGGAAGCGATGCGCGATGGCTCGGACGCGGTATCGGACTGGCCGTTATTGAATGCGCTGGTCAATACCGCAAGCGGGGCGACATGGGTAAGCCTGCACCACGGCGGCGGGGTTGGCATGGGGTTTTCGCAACATGCCGGGGTGGTGATCGTGGCCGATGGCACGCCGGAAGCCGCCAAACGGCTGGAACGGGTGCTGTGGAACGACCCGGCCTCGGGCGTGTGGCGCCATGCCGATGCGGGCTATGAGGTGGCGCTGGATTGCGCGCGGGTGAACAAGCTGCGCCTGCCCGGTATTCTGGGGGGCTGA
- a CDS encoding LacI family DNA-binding transcriptional regulator: MKTPTLSDVARAAGVSYATADRVVNARGGVAQKSVEKVQKAVAALGYVRNVAAANLSTQRVYRFAFVIPTESNSFFRHIHALLAQRDLAGRDLRQTIDIVGVEAFEAAALEGALKNLAGAGYDGVAVVGIESPGVAAQLAALQGQGAAVFSFISDLNASERMGYVGIDNTMAGRTAARMVGMAHNGGAGAVQPIVGSLSLRDHQERLAGFRAVLEADFPQIALRAEIIGRDRNDIVEDRLEQALRAAPDISAVYNIGGGSSGIARLFARRPTRPFCVVHDLMPHTRTALKDGLVDVVIDQRPEDEIDRAIELMRAAANRLPLASCLPITLAIYVRDNLPPEASQSFTDIRSLTE; encoded by the coding sequence ATGAAAACGCCAACATTGTCGGATGTTGCCCGCGCTGCGGGTGTAAGCTATGCGACCGCCGACCGGGTGGTGAATGCGCGCGGCGGCGTTGCGCAGAAATCGGTTGAAAAGGTGCAAAAGGCCGTGGCGGCGCTTGGCTATGTGCGCAATGTCGCGGCGGCGAACCTGTCCACCCAGCGGGTATACCGCTTCGCCTTCGTCATTCCGACGGAAAGCAATTCCTTCTTTCGCCATATCCATGCACTGCTGGCCCAGCGTGACCTTGCGGGCCGCGATCTGCGCCAGACGATCGATATTGTCGGGGTCGAGGCCTTTGAGGCGGCGGCGCTGGAGGGCGCGCTGAAAAATCTGGCCGGTGCGGGCTATGACGGCGTGGCGGTTGTGGGGATCGAAAGCCCCGGCGTGGCCGCGCAACTGGCCGCCTTGCAAGGGCAGGGCGCTGCCGTGTTCAGCTTTATCTCTGATCTGAATGCCAGCGAGCGGATGGGCTATGTCGGCATTGACAACACAATGGCCGGGCGCACGGCGGCGCGTATGGTGGGCATGGCGCATAATGGCGGGGCGGGCGCGGTGCAGCCGATTGTCGGCTCGCTCAGCCTGCGCGACCACCAGGAACGTTTGGCGGGTTTCCGGGCCGTGCTGGAAGCAGATTTTCCGCAGATCGCGCTGCGCGCTGAAATCATTGGCCGCGACCGAAATGACATTGTTGAGGACAGGCTGGAGCAGGCCTTGCGCGCCGCGCCGGACATCAGCGCGGTTTACAATATCGGCGGGGGCAGCAGCGGCATTGCGCGGCTGTTTGCCCGCCGCCCCACGCGCCCCTTCTGCGTGGTGCATGACCTGATGCCGCATACCCGCACAGCCCTGAAGGACGGGCTGGTTGATGTGGTCATCGACCAGCGCCCCGAGGATGAGATCGACCGCGCCATCGAGCTGATGCGCGCCGCCGCCAACCGGCTGCCGCTGGCAAGCTGCCTTCCCATAACGCTGGCCATTTATGTGCGCGACAATCTGCCTCCCGAGGCCAGCCAAAGTTTTACCGATATCAGGAGCCTGACAGAATGA
- the phnD gene encoding phosphate/phosphite/phosphonate ABC transporter substrate-binding protein has product MKNFTLIPAIAALAIALPANAQFRLDDRFTDADGDLIADIPTDPADQIDPDTLIFAYTPVEDPAVYAEVWAGFLEHLSQATGKDVQFFPVQSNAAQIEAMRAGRLHIAGFNTGSNPLAVACAGFRPFAMMAADDGSFGYEMEIITYPGSGIETVEDIRGGQMAFTAETSNSGFKAPSAILSAEFGMVAGTDFEPVFSGAHDNSIIGVANKDYPAAAIANSVLRRMLERDVVTADQIVTIYTSQTFPTTGYGTAYNLTPELQTAIQEAFFSYDWEGTALAEEFSGNGESQFIPITFKDNWAVIRTIDEASGVVYACN; this is encoded by the coding sequence ATGAAGAATTTCACGCTCATCCCAGCAATCGCGGCCCTGGCCATTGCCCTGCCCGCCAATGCCCAATTTCGGCTTGATGACCGGTTCACCGATGCCGATGGCGACCTGATTGCCGACATTCCCACCGATCCGGCCGACCAGATCGACCCCGACACGCTGATCTTTGCCTATACCCCGGTCGAAGACCCTGCCGTTTATGCCGAAGTCTGGGCCGGGTTCCTCGAGCATCTGTCCCAGGCCACGGGCAAGGATGTGCAGTTCTTCCCCGTTCAGTCGAACGCGGCGCAAATCGAGGCCATGCGCGCCGGCCGTCTGCATATTGCCGGGTTCAACACCGGGTCCAACCCGCTGGCCGTGGCCTGCGCCGGCTTCCGCCCCTTTGCGATGATGGCCGCCGATGACGGCTCGTTCGGCTATGAAATGGAGATCATCACCTATCCCGGTTCGGGCATCGAAACGGTTGAAGATATCCGCGGTGGCCAGATGGCCTTTACCGCCGAAACATCGAATTCCGGCTTCAAGGCGCCCTCGGCCATTCTGTCGGCCGAATTCGGCATGGTTGCCGGCACCGATTTCGAGCCGGTCTTTTCTGGCGCGCATGACAATTCGATCATCGGCGTTGCCAATAAAGACTATCCTGCCGCCGCCATCGCCAATTCGGTGCTGCGCCGCATGTTGGAGCGTGACGTTGTCACCGCCGATCAGATCGTCACCATCTACACCTCGCAAACCTTCCCCACCACGGGCTATGGCACTGCCTATAACCTGACACCGGAGCTGCAAACCGCCATTCAGGAAGCGTTTTTCAGCTATGACTGGGAAGGCACCGCGCTGGCCGAAGAATTTTCCGGCAATGGCGAATCGCAGTTTATCCCGATCACATTCAAGGATAACTGGGCCGTGATCCGCACCATCGACGAGGCTTCGGGCGTCGTCTACGCGTGTAACTGA